GCGGGGATCATGCACCAGGCCGTGACACCGACAATCGCGGCAGCGGCGGTCATTCCTAACCAACGTTTCATGCAAGGCTCCCGAAGTGGATGCTTAAGGATAGAGGCTTGCGGGGGCGCTGTCCAACGTGCTCCGCGTCGTTTATCAGGACGAGCGAAGGCTGCCTGATGTTTAACGGAAGCCAGACAAGCGGCAGACGAACGACCGACAGTCTACGGTCGGTTTCGTGACATGAATCTGTCAGCACTGCGTCATGAATTGCCGGAAGACGCGTTGCCGTGCGCACCGGCCTGTCCGCTGCCGATCGGCAACACCGTGGTCGACTTGATCTGCGAGAGCGCAATCATCGAGTTCACTTCCTGCACCATCGGCAGTTGTGAGAGCCGCTCGAAGAAGAAGCGTTCGTAGGCGTCGACATCACGCGTGACGATGCGAAGCAGAAAGTCGACGTTGCCCATCAGCACGTGGCATTCCAGAACTTCGGGAAAGTCCTGAATCGCCTTGGAGAATTCGGGCAGCGCGTTGCGGTTGTGTCCCGCGAGTTTCACGTGGGCAAACAGCATGACGTTCAGCCCGACCTTCTTGCGGTCGACCAGCGCGACACGCCGCTCGATCACGCCTTCGGCATCGAGCCGGTCGATGCGTCGCCAGCATTGCGACTGCGACAGGCCGATGCGCTCGCCGATCTGCGCGGCGGAAAGTGACGCGTCTTCCTGCAGAATTGCGAGGATTTTTTCATCGAATTCGTCAATTTGCATGATTTATTCCTCGGTAAATGTAAATTTGAATGAATCATGTGAAACTGAGTGGTTTTTGTCAACGATACGCGAAGCATTTACCGCTCAGACCCCGTAAACTTCAAACCTCAGTGATATTCGCCGCAGCAATCCTCTCCCGTTCGACTGAATCAGCAGGAAAACACGTACCCATGAAACTCGATTTGACTTTGCCCGCTGCCGAAACCGCGACCGGTGCCGTCGCCCAGCCCGTTGCTCCGCTGTCTGCCAAAGGCGCAGACCTGATTGCGCGCACGCTGGTCGACATTGGCATCGATACGGTGTTCTGCTACCCGGGCGGAGCCAACCTCGAAATGCTCGATGCGCTCTCGCGCGTATCGATCACGCTGGTGCGTACCGAGCATGAGCAGGGCTCCGTCTTTGGGGCGCAAGGCTATGCGCGCGCAACCGGCAAGTTGGGTGTCTGCCTGGCGACGTCCGGCCCGGGCGCGACCAATCTTGTGACGGGCATCGCCGATGCTGCGAGCGATTCGGTGCCGATCCTGGCCATCACCGGCAACGTCGCCACGCACTGGCTGGGCAAGAACGCCTTCCAGGAAGTCGATATCGTCGCCATCACCAAGCCCGTTACGAAGCTCGCGCGTCAGGTGCGCGAAGCGCGCGACATCCCGGCGGCCCTGCGCGAAGCGGCGGCGTGCGCGCTGGCCGGACGTCCCGGTCCGGTCTTGCTCGATTTTCCGAAGGACATTCAGCAGGCGCGTCCCGAACAGCCGACAGACAAGCGCTTTACGTCTGCCGTGCCTGCGGGCATGAGCGACGAGACGGCACAACGCATTGCCGCGTTGCTCGCGCAGAGTGAGCGGCCGGTGCTCTACGCCGGTGGCGGAGTGATCGCGTCGGGGACGAGCGCACAACTGGTCGCGTTGGCCGAAGCGCTCGACTGCCCGGTCGCGCTCACGATGATGGGACTGGGGGCGGTGCCCGACGACCATCGTTTGTTGCTCGGTCCGCTGGGCATGCACGGTGCGTATGCGGCGAACGTCGCGGTCAACGAAGCCGATCTCGTGCTGGCGCTCGGCGTGCGCTTCGACGACCGGGTGATCGGCGATCCGGCGTCGTTCGCGCGTCACGCGAAGATCGTCCACATCGACGTGGATGCTGCCGAGATCGGCAAGAACAAGCCGGTGACGCTGGGAGTGCACGCGGATCTGCGCGATGCGTTCGCTGGTCTGCTGGCGCACGCCAAACGGCGCGAGGTGCCCGCCTGGCATAAGTATCTTCGCGAGCGTCGCGAAGCCCATCCGCTGCGTGCACCGCAGATGGCAGGCGAGGCGAGTGCAGGCAAGGACGGCAGTGTGCTGACCGGGGTGGACGTCATCGCGGCGCTGGCGGCGATGCTCCCGCCCGAAGCGGTAGTCACGACGGGTGTGGGGCAGCATCAGATGTGGGCCATGCAGCACCTGCGTTTGCGCGAGCCGCGTACGTTCCTGTCGAGCGCTGGATTTGGCACGATGGGCTTCGGGTTGCCCGCGGCCATCGGCGCCAAGGTCGCGTTGCCGAACGTGCCGGTGATCGATATCGACGGCGACGGCAGCCTGAACATGTCCGTCAACGAGCTGTCGACGTGCCGTCGTTACGGCCTCGGCGTCAAGGTGCTGGTCATCAACAACCAGTGGCTGGGCATGGTCCGGCAGTGGCAGGACATGATCTATGCGCGCAACCGGGTGGCGTCGTCGCTGGTCGACCCGAACGCGCCCGATGGCGCAGACGACGGCCGTCCGTACCCGGATTTCGTGACGATTGCGGCGGGGTACGGTGTGGCGGGTGCCCGTGTCACCCGCGCCGAGGATTTGCCCGCTGCACTGGAGCGCATGCTCGAAGACCCGAGTGAGCCGTATCTGCTCGATGTGCTCGTGGCGCGTGAAGACGACGTCTACCCGATGATCCCTGCCGGTAAAACCTACCGTGATGTGGTTTTCGGTCCGGGGCAAGCCGCCGGACCGATTGCGGCGGGCGCATTCTGAATTTTCTGCGCAACCGGCAGGACGACCGGGAGGGCGGTAGGCCCTGCGGCACAGGCGTTTTCATGACGTGAGAATTCGGTCGTACGTCGCGAGATCGCAACGAGAAAACCCGCTTTGGCGGGTTTTTTTCGTTTCAAGGGCGCCGAGGAGTATCATTGCGCTCTTTCTGGAATCCTCGCCAAGGAAATTACTATGTTGACGAAGCGCCTGGTGCTGGCCGCCGCTTGTTTTCTGACGACCTTTGCCGCGCTGCCGACAGCGCAGGCCGCCGATCCGACCTACACCGTAGGTGCAGGCGGCACGTATCGTCCGTTCGAGTTCGAAACGCCGCAAAAGGAACTGGTGGGCTTCGATATCGACATCATCAAGGCGATCGGCAAGGCGGGCGGTTTCAACACCAAGCTGGTCAGCACCCCGTGGGAAGGCATCTTCGCCACGCTCGATCAGGGCGACCGCGACATCATCATTTCCGGCATCACCATTACGGACAAGCGTCGTGAAATGGTCGACTTCTCGGCCCCGTACTTCCCGGCCGATCAGGTCATCATCACCTCGCCGGGCGCGAAGGTCGCCGGTCTGGCCGATCTGAAGAAGCTGCAAGTCGGTGTGGTCAATTCGAGCACGGGCGATATCGCCGTCTCGGAAGAGCTGGGCAAGGCCAGCACCGCTATCCGTCGCTTCGACAACACGCCGCTCATGCTCGAAGAGCTGTATCGCGGTGGCGTGGACGCCGCAGTGGGCGACGTCGGCGTGATCAAGTTCTACATCAAGAGCCATCCGGAAAAGCCGTTCAAGCTCGTCTACGACAGCAAGTTCAAGCGCCAGTACTTCGGTATCGCCGTGAAGAAGGGCAACAAGGTCGCGCTCGACAAGATCAATACCGGTCTGAAAAAGATCGTGGCAGACGGCACCTACGCCAAGATCTACAAGCAGTGGTTCGACGCCGACGTGCCGACCCTGCCGCAACAATAAGTCATTCGCAACGCGTATAAGATTCGCGCCACGCGCGCCAGAGATTCTGGCCACTCGCGGCCCGTGAGCTGATCGTCAACTACCGACGTCAACCCCCGGGCCGCGAGCGTTTTTCCGCCGGTCGGACCGGTTCGTTTCATTTTGTGAGAAAGGTGCTTCATGGGTGGGTTCCAGTGGAACATCATCAGCGAATACATGCCCCTGTTCGTCGAGGGCACGCTGATGACGCTCAAGTGCACGGTGATCTGTGTGATCGCCGGCACGTTACTTGGGCTCGTGCTGGGCGTTGGCCGTCTGGCCGAAGCGCGTCACGGCTTCTATAAGTATTTCCTGCGCTACGCGGTGCAGTTCCCCGTGCGCTTCTACGTCAGTTTCTTTCGCGGCACGCCGCTGTTCGTGCAGATCCTGCTGATCCACTTCGCGTTGATGCCGTTGCTGATCAATCCGTCGGGCGGCTTGCTCGTGAGCGGCGATTTCGCCCGCGAAATCCGTTCGCAGTACGGTGCGTTCATGTCGGCCGTGCTGGCGATCTCGCTGAACGCCGGTGCCTACGTGTCGGAAATCTTCCGTGCCGGTATTCAGTCGATCGACCGTGGCCAGGCCGAAGCGGCCCGTTCGCTCGGCATGACTTACATGCAGACGCTGCGTAAGGTGGTGCTGCCGCAGGCGTTTCGCCGCATGCTGCCGCCGCTGGGCAACAACGCCATTGCCATCGTGAAGGACTCGTCGCTCGCATCGGCCATCGGTCTGGCCGAACTGGCGTACGCTGCACGCACGGTGTCGGGGGCCTACGCGCGCTACTGGGAGCCGTATCTGACGATTTCGCTCATCTATTGGGTGATCACGCTGGTGCTGTCGGCATTTGTTCAACATCTGGAAACGAGGTACGGCAAAGGTGATCGTCGTCAATAACCTGCAAAAGCAGTACGGCGAGGCGCACGTACTGCGCGGCATTTCGTGCCGCATCGAAGAAAAGGAAGTGGTGTGCGTGATCGGGCCGTCGGGCTCGGGCAAGAGCACCTTCCTGCGCTGCCTGAATGGTCTGGAAGACGTGAGCGGTGGCGAAGTCCTCGTCAACGGCTTTCACGTGGAAGATCCAAAGACGGACATGAATGCCATGCGCGCCAGCGTTGGCATGGTGTTCCAGCGCTTCAACCTGTTCCCGCACATGTCGGTGCTGGAGAACCTGATTCTCGCGCCGATGCAGGTGAATGGCATCAAGCGTGACGAGGCGGTGACTATCGCCGAACAGTTGCTCATGAAGGTGGGCCTGATCGAGAAGATCGACGCGTTCCCGAATCAGCTCTCCGGCGGTCAGCAGCAGCGCGTGGCGATTGCCCGCGCACTCGCCATGCAACCGACGGTCATGCTGTTCGACGAGCCGACCTCGGCGCTCGACCCGGAGCTGGTGGGCGAAGTGCTGGAAGTCATGAAGTCGCTCGCCGAAGAAGGGATGACGATGGTCGTCGTGACGCACGAAATGGGTTTCGCTCGTGAAGTCGCCGACCGCGTGTTCTTCATCGACCAGGGCGTGATCATGGAAGAAGGACAGCCCGAACAGATATTCACGGCGCCGAAGCACGAGCGCACGCGCGAATTCTTGCGCAAAGTCCTGTAATTCTCACGATTGCGGTGCGCACAGAGGTATATCCGCGCGTCGCATCTGATTACAATGCGAGGGTACGCGCGCTGAGTGACCGGGGTGACTTAAGGCCCCGGCGCGTCGCAGGCACCCTGAGCGCCCAGCCAGGTTTTTTTACAGGGCAGTGACCTTTGTCCGGGCCTGCCCCGCAATCGCAGATTGCACTCCGATTTCACGAGGTAGTCATGAGCCAGCAAATCGCTGTGACCCGCCAGACGTTCGACGACGTGATGGTGCCCAATTACGCTCCTGCCCAGATGGTGCCCGTGCGCGGCGAAGGCTCGCGCATGTGGGATCAGGAAGGTCGCGAGTATGTCGACTTCACCGGCGGGATCGCGGTCAACGCGCTTGGCCATGCCAATCCGGAACTGGTGAAGGTGATCGAAGAGCAGGCCCGCAAGGTCTGGCACATCGGTAACGGTTATACCAACGAGCCGGTGCTGCGCCTGGCCACGGCGCTCACGCAAGCGACGTTCGCCGACAAGGCGTTCTTCTGCAATTCGGGTCTCGAAGCGAACGAAGCCGCCCTCAAGCTGGCGCGCCGCTATGCCTACGACCACGCCGCCGAGCGTGGCGGCAAGGAAAAGAGCGAGATCATCTCGTTCTACAACTCGTTCCACGGCCGTTCGCTGTTCACCGTGAGCGTGGGCGGTCAGGCCAAGTACACCGAAGGTTTCGGTCCGATCCCGGCCGGCATCATGCATCTGCCGTACAACGATCTGGAAACCGTCCGCGCGACGATTTCGGACGCCACGGCCGCTGTCATCGTCGAACCGGTGCAAGGTGAGGGAGGTGTGTTGCCCGCCGATCCGGAATTCCTGAAGGGGCTGCGCGAGCTGTGCGATCAGCACGGTGCGCTGCTGATTTTCGACGAAGTGCAGACGGGCGTCGGTCGTACCGGCACGCTGTATGCCTACGAACAATACGGCGTGACGCCGGACATCCTGACCACCGCCAAGGCGCTGGGCAACGGTTATCCGATCGGCGGCATTCTCACGACGAGCAAGATTGCTGCGAGTTTCTCGCCGGGCACGCACGGCTGCACGTACGGTGGCAACCCGCTCGCGACGGCCATCGCCGGTCGCGTGCTGGAACTGATCAACACGGCCGAGACGCTGAACGGTGTGAAGGCGCGTCACGATCATTTCGTCAAGGGCATCGAAGCGATCAACGCGCGTCACGGCGTGTTCGATCAGGTACGCGGCATGGGCCTGCTGATTGGCGCCGTGCTCAAGCCGGCGTTCGCCGGTCGTGCCAAGGACATCGTCGTCGAATCGGAGAAGAACGGTCTGATGCTGCTGGTGGCGGGCGGCGATGTGGTGCGCTTCGCGCCGTCGCTGAACATTCCTTTCGCCGACATCGACGCCGGTCTCGCCTCGCTGGAGAAGGCGGTCGCAACGGTGGCTGCCACGGCGAAGGCCGCTTAAACGCGCTGCGAACGAAACGAGACCTGCGCCGATGCACAGGACTTCGGGCCGGACCGACGGATAACGTCGCTCCGGCCCTCGTTTTATCCAACTCACGGGATGCTTCCATGACGCGTCAATCGAAAGCGACGACGACCTCCGACGTATCTGCTGCCGCCTCCGATGTATCTGCTGCCGCCGCTGACGACATCGCTGCGAATTCGCTGCGCGTGGTGCGTCTCGCGCGTCCCGGCGATCTACCCGCGCTGCTGGCGCTGGCAGCGATGGCCGGTCCGGGCATGACGTCGTTCAAGCCTGACCGGGCGGCGCTCGAAGCGCGTCTGGCGCGCGTGGCGGCGACCGTCGAAGGACATGCGCCCACGGCGGAGCAAGGCTATCTCTTCGTGATGGAAGACGTCGACACCGGCGAGATCGCAGGCGTGTGCGGACTGGAAGCCGCCGTCGGCCTGGACCAGCCGTTCTACACCTATCGCAAGGACACGATTGTCCACGCGAGCCGGGAGCTGAATGTCTGGTCGCGCATGCTGACGCTCTCGCTCTCGAACGACCTGACCGGCTACAGCGAACTCTGCTCGCTGCTGCTTGACCCGAAATGGCGCGGACACGGCAATGGCGCATTGTTGTCCAAGGCACGCTTCCTGTTCATGGCGCAGTTCCCCGAGCGGTTCGGTCCGCACGTGTGTGCCGAGTTGCGTGGCTTTTTCGACGATGAGGGCCAGAGCCCGTTCTGGCAGTCGCTCGGGCAGCACTTCTTCAAGATCGACTTCGATCAGGCAGACTACCTCACGTCCATCGGCAAGAAGTCGTTCGTGGCTGAGCTGATGCCAAAGTACCCGATTTACGTCGACTTCCTGTCGCAGCAAGCGCAAGCGGCCATCGGCGTGACGCACCGCGACACGCTGCCCGCCCGGCGTCTGCTCGAGCAGGAGGGGATGCGTTCCGGATCGCACGTGGACATCTTCGACAGCGGCCCGGTGCTCGAAGCCCGTGTTGCCGATTTGCGTGCAGCGCGCGACAGCCGGTATATGGCGGCCAATGTGATCGCCTCCACAAACGAAGACGGTAGCCCCGTACCGGCGACGCCGAACGCGGAGCCGTATCTCGTGGCATGCCTGGGCCTCGAAGGTTTTCGCGCGACGCTGGTGAACGGTCGCCCCGAACGTCGTGCGTTTGCGCTCAGCCCGCTCGCCGCGAAGGCGTTGGGCGTGAAGACAGGAGATCGCCTCCAGGTCTTGCCGCTCAAGCCGCCGCGCGCCGAAGCGGTCTGAACTCGCTCGGAACGCTATCAGAACTGAATCGTCGCCGTGACCGCGTCGGTATAGACCCCGGGGGCGGGCGTCGATTGTGGCGGCACGCGCGCATAGATGGGGATGGCCTGCACGAGCCCTGTACCGGTGCCGGTCAGTTGTGACGTCCCCGACGTTCCGTCCCCCAGATCGTGGCGTAGCCGCTGTCGAGATATAGCTGATAGCCGATGCTCGACGTGAGGCCGCTCATTGTGCGCGACGTGACCGTTCCCAGAAGTCCGCCCGACAAGCTCACGCGATAGGCGTCGTTCTTCGTGCATTGCACCGTGAGTTGCCCGCTGCTGGTGACTGGGTTTGCGAGCGTCGATTGCGTGGCAAAGGTGATGTTGGCGGCGGCGATGGTGCAGTTGTTGATCACGGTGACGTTCGCGGTGAACGGCGAGCCAGGCGCGGCCGTCATAGCTGTGCCGCAGGCGGGCGCGGGCGAAAGCGCCGCGTAGGACGCGTATTGCAGCGAGG
This window of the Pandoraea sputorum genome carries:
- the ilvB gene encoding biosynthetic-type acetolactate synthase large subunit yields the protein MKLDLTLPAAETATGAVAQPVAPLSAKGADLIARTLVDIGIDTVFCYPGGANLEMLDALSRVSITLVRTEHEQGSVFGAQGYARATGKLGVCLATSGPGATNLVTGIADAASDSVPILAITGNVATHWLGKNAFQEVDIVAITKPVTKLARQVREARDIPAALREAAACALAGRPGPVLLDFPKDIQQARPEQPTDKRFTSAVPAGMSDETAQRIAALLAQSERPVLYAGGGVIASGTSAQLVALAEALDCPVALTMMGLGAVPDDHRLLLGPLGMHGAYAANVAVNEADLVLALGVRFDDRVIGDPASFARHAKIVHIDVDAAEIGKNKPVTLGVHADLRDAFAGLLAHAKRREVPAWHKYLRERREAHPLRAPQMAGEASAGKDGSVLTGVDVIAALAAMLPPEAVVTTGVGQHQMWAMQHLRLREPRTFLSSAGFGTMGFGLPAAIGAKVALPNVPVIDIDGDGSLNMSVNELSTCRRYGLGVKVLVINNQWLGMVRQWQDMIYARNRVASSLVDPNAPDGADDGRPYPDFVTIAAGYGVAGARVTRAEDLPAALERMLEDPSEPYLLDVLVAREDDVYPMIPAGKTYRDVVFGPGQAAGPIAAGAF
- a CDS encoding Lrp/AsnC family transcriptional regulator, coding for MQIDEFDEKILAILQEDASLSAAQIGERIGLSQSQCWRRIDRLDAEGVIERRVALVDRKKVGLNVMLFAHVKLAGHNRNALPEFSKAIQDFPEVLECHVLMGNVDFLLRIVTRDVDAYERFFFERLSQLPMVQEVNSMIALSQIKSTTVLPIGSGQAGAHGNASSGNS
- a CDS encoding amino acid ABC transporter ATP-binding protein, producing the protein MIVVNNLQKQYGEAHVLRGISCRIEEKEVVCVIGPSGSGKSTFLRCLNGLEDVSGGEVLVNGFHVEDPKTDMNAMRASVGMVFQRFNLFPHMSVLENLILAPMQVNGIKRDEAVTIAEQLLMKVGLIEKIDAFPNQLSGGQQQRVAIARALAMQPTVMLFDEPTSALDPELVGEVLEVMKSLAEEGMTMVVVTHEMGFAREVADRVFFIDQGVIMEEGQPEQIFTAPKHERTREFLRKVL
- a CDS encoding aspartate aminotransferase family protein, with product MSQQIAVTRQTFDDVMVPNYAPAQMVPVRGEGSRMWDQEGREYVDFTGGIAVNALGHANPELVKVIEEQARKVWHIGNGYTNEPVLRLATALTQATFADKAFFCNSGLEANEAALKLARRYAYDHAAERGGKEKSEIISFYNSFHGRSLFTVSVGGQAKYTEGFGPIPAGIMHLPYNDLETVRATISDATAAVIVEPVQGEGGVLPADPEFLKGLRELCDQHGALLIFDEVQTGVGRTGTLYAYEQYGVTPDILTTAKALGNGYPIGGILTTSKIAASFSPGTHGCTYGGNPLATAIAGRVLELINTAETLNGVKARHDHFVKGIEAINARHGVFDQVRGMGLLIGAVLKPAFAGRAKDIVVESEKNGLMLLVAGGDVVRFAPSLNIPFADIDAGLASLEKAVATVAATAKAA
- the astA gene encoding arginine N-succinyltransferase; amino-acid sequence: MRVVRLARPGDLPALLALAAMAGPGMTSFKPDRAALEARLARVAATVEGHAPTAEQGYLFVMEDVDTGEIAGVCGLEAAVGLDQPFYTYRKDTIVHASRELNVWSRMLTLSLSNDLTGYSELCSLLLDPKWRGHGNGALLSKARFLFMAQFPERFGPHVCAELRGFFDDEGQSPFWQSLGQHFFKIDFDQADYLTSIGKKSFVAELMPKYPIYVDFLSQQAQAAIGVTHRDTLPARRLLEQEGMRSGSHVDIFDSGPVLEARVADLRAARDSRYMAANVIASTNEDGSPVPATPNAEPYLVACLGLEGFRATLVNGRPERRAFALSPLAAKALGVKTGDRLQVLPLKPPRAEAV
- a CDS encoding basic amino acid ABC transporter substrate-binding protein is translated as MLTKRLVLAAACFLTTFAALPTAQAADPTYTVGAGGTYRPFEFETPQKELVGFDIDIIKAIGKAGGFNTKLVSTPWEGIFATLDQGDRDIIISGITITDKRREMVDFSAPYFPADQVIITSPGAKVAGLADLKKLQVGVVNSSTGDIAVSEELGKASTAIRRFDNTPLMLEELYRGGVDAAVGDVGVIKFYIKSHPEKPFKLVYDSKFKRQYFGIAVKKGNKVALDKINTGLKKIVADGTYAKIYKQWFDADVPTLPQQ
- a CDS encoding amino acid ABC transporter permease; the protein is MGGFQWNIISEYMPLFVEGTLMTLKCTVICVIAGTLLGLVLGVGRLAEARHGFYKYFLRYAVQFPVRFYVSFFRGTPLFVQILLIHFALMPLLINPSGGLLVSGDFAREIRSQYGAFMSAVLAISLNAGAYVSEIFRAGIQSIDRGQAEAARSLGMTYMQTLRKVVLPQAFRRMLPPLGNNAIAIVKDSSLASAIGLAELAYAARTVSGAYARYWEPYLTISLIYWVITLVLSAFVQHLETRYGKGDRRQ